The sequence below is a genomic window from Campylobacter concisus.
CCGTGCAGGAGATACATTGCGTGTTGCTACTCGTATTCACGAAGGCGATAAAACTAGAATTCAAAATTTTGAAGGCATTTGTATAGCTAGACGTGGTAGCGGTACCGGTGAAACATTTATCATTAGAAAAATTGGTGCTAATAGTGTTGGCGTTGAGAGAATTTTTCCAATTTTTAGTGATTCTATCGAAGAGATAAAAGTTCTTAGAAAAGGTCGTGTTAGAAGAGCTAAATTATTCTATCTACGTGACCTTCGTGGTAAAGCTGCTAAAATCCGCGAACTTAGAAAATAATCTTACTATCTGTCCTGAAGTCTATTCAGGACTTTTAATCTTCTTTTTAAATTTAATTTTTTTAAATATTTTTTTGTTTTTTAATATTAAAAAATCTATTTATTTTTATTGTTTTTACCGCTAGGCTATAAAAATTTAAAATATATACAAAGTTTCAGATACCTTATATACTAAATTTATTTATTTTCTACTTCTTCTTATTTGTATACCAAAATAAAAAAATAACACAACAAAGAATTACTCCAAGCATTATTGATACAACTATCATAGTAGCATTTTTAGTTTCATTAAATGGTAAGCCTTGTGTATTCATACCAAAAAAGCCAGTTATAAGATTTAATGGCAGCATTACAGCTGATATCATTGTCAAAATATAAATATTTTGATTGATTTTGTCGTTTTTTATACTTTGTATAAATGTATAAATATCATCGATTCTGCATGCATATTCATTGGCCATTGTTCTAAAAACATTTGCCTCATGAGTACTATTTTTAAGCTCTTTTTTTAAATTTTGTTGCTCACTTTGACAAATCGAAAGTGTCTCATAAAAGTGAGATATCTTGTTTTGAAATTTTCTAATCTCGTATTTTAAAAAGTGGTGTCTTTTGATAAATTGATTAAAGTTTTTTCGACTAGCATAAATTTTTTCATACTCGTTTAGTTCTTCTTGATGTTCTAAAATTTTGTTTGCATATTCATTACATAGTTTTTTAAGGGCCGCTTCAAACTCGTTTTTATCGCATTCGTGATCAAGATCTTCTTTATAAATCTTGCCATTTTTAAATAAAAATTTATAGCTTTGTTTTTGTGTGAAAGAAACAAGTAAAATATAGTCGTATTCATCGCCATAAAAATATCCACAAACTGAACTTTTATAGCTCATTTTTTACCCTTTTAGCATAAAAATTTTTCTTAAATTTGGTAAATTCGCCTCTTTCTATCGCCTCTCTCATCTCTTTCATCAAATTTAGATAGTAATGCAGGTTGTGAAGGCTTGCTAGCCTAAAAAACGTTAGCTCTCTAGCCTTAAAAAGGTGGTTTAGATAGCCTCTTGAGTAGCGCTTGCAGGTGTAGCACTGACACTGTGGGTCGATTGGCGCGTGGTCGTTTATAAATTTGGCTGATTTTATATTTATCTTGCCAAAGCTAGTAAAGAGCGTGCCGTTTCTTGCGTTTCTTGTTGGCATGACGCAGTCAAACATATCAACGCCTCGCTCTACGTTTTCCACGAGATCTTCAGGTGTGCCAACGCCCATTAGATAACGCGGCCTTAGCTCATCCATAAATGGCATAACCGCCTCAACAGTATCATACATCGCCTCGTTGCTCTCGCCAACGCTTAGCCCTCCTATCGCAAGGCCATCAAATGGTAGCTCATTTAAAGCTTCGGCGCAAAATTTACGTGCCTCATAATCAGTGCCTCCTTGAACGATACCAAAGATATTTTGCTGTAAGCCAACGCCCTTGCTTTGCATAAATTTATGATAATCGATCGCCTCTTTTGCCCATTTTATCGTTCGCTTTATGCTTAGATCGATCCTTTTTGGCTCAGCAGGCAAGGCGACTAGATCATCAAGTATCATCATGATGTCGCTGCCTAGGTCATACTGCGTGTCAAGGACGGATCTTGGTGTGAAATAGTGCGTACTGCCGTCGATATGGCTTTTAAATTTTATCCCTCCATCGTCGTTTTTGGTATTTGATCTAAGCGAGAATGCCTGAAATCCGCCGCTATCAGTTAAAAACGAGCACTTAAATTTAGAAAATCCATGAAGTCCGCCAAACTCACGCACGACCTTGCTACCAGGGCGCAGATACATGTGGTAAGTGTTTGCTAAGATTATCTTTGCGTCTAAAATTTCACTCATATCAAAGGCGTCTAAGCTTTTAACCGCGCCAACCGTGCCAACTGGCATGAAAACTGGCGTTTGTATCACGCTGTGGGCTGTCTTTAGGATACCACGTCTTGCATTTCCATCTTTTTTTATAACTTCAAATTTCATCTAAATCCTTAAAATTTTTGATTTTTTATTTTAACAAAATTTATAATATAATCCAGAAATTTTAAGGCAAAGGAACTTTTTGCAAAATAAAAATGATGTCATTTTTGTAGTGGCAAATGGCGCTCAGACTATAAAATTTATAGGTAAGTTTAGCTATAAAGACGCAAAAAATTTACAAAGCATTTTTAAAAAAATCCAAAAACTTAGCGGCAATGTTAAATTTGACTTTAGTGAGCTAAAAAGTATTGATTACGCTGTTTTGATACTTTTAAGAAATGCACTAAATGGTAAGAAATTTGAGATCATCACAAATGATGAGAAGATAAAGGCGATGGGCGATCTTTTAAATGATGAAAAGATTGATTTTAACTACATGCCGCCGCACAATAGTCTAAATTTCTTCTCACGACTCGGTGAAAAAATTTGTGAAGGTTTTGTGAATTTAGCTGAGTTTGGCACGTTCTTGGGCGAATTTTTGATAAAAAGCGTAAAAATTTTATTTAATCCAGCCAGTCTTAGATTTAGGGAATTTAGTAACTACATAAAAGATGGCGGCGTAAATGCCGTTTTTATCGTATCCCTCACTGCTTTTTTGATAGGCGTTGTGCTTGCCTATCTTGGTAGTGCGATGCTTGCAAGCTTTGGTGCTAGTATATTTATAGTTGAGATCATGGGTATGCTAACGCTTAGAGAGGTGGCCCCGCTCATCGCTGCTATCGTTATCGCAGGTAGGTCGGCCTCTAGTTTTACTGCTCAAATTGGCGCTATGAAGCTAACTGAAGAGATAGATGCGATGAAGACGATGGGCTTCGAGCCATTTAACTTCTTGGTCTTGCCGCGCATCATCGCGATGGTACTTTGCGTGCCTGTTATTATCTTTATAGCTGACGCGATAAGTATCTTAGGACAGATGATCATTTGCCAAACGATACTTGATATCAGCTTTAGTGACTATCTAAATAGATTTCGCGAGATGGTCGAGCTTAGGCACTTTGCTGTTGGTATGATAAAGGCTCCATTTTTTGGTGCGGTGATAGCGATCATTGGCTGCATGAGGGGATTTGGTGTTAGTCAAAACGCCCAAAGCCTTGGAGCAATGACAACAGTTAGCGTCGTAAATGCGATATTTTGGGTCATTGCGCTTGATGCATTTTTCGCGATAATTTTTATGTGGCTAAAGATATGAATGAAATAATAGTTGGAAAAAACATAACGACAAGTTATGGCGATAAAATAATGCACGATAATGTGAGCTGGAGCGTTAAAGAGGCAGAAATTTATGGCTTTTTAGGTGGCAGTGGCGCTGGTAAAACGACTCTTATGAAGACGATGATATATCTAAAAAAGCCAAGCGAGGGCGATATATTTTTTGATGGCGTCAATATGTGGAAAAGCGGCTCTGAAGAGCAGCAAGAGATTAAGCTAAAAAGTGGAACGATGTTTCAATTTGGCGCACTTTATAGCTCGATGACGATCCTTGATAATGTGGGTGTTTTGCTTCATGAGTACTCTAAATTTAACAAGCGACAGATCGATGAGATAGCGATGTTTTGGATACAAAAAGTGGGGCTAAAAAAAGAGGTATCAATGCTCTATCCAAGCGAGCTAAGTGGCGGTATGAAGAAGCGTGCTGCACTCGCAAGAGCCTTGGTGCTAAGTCCTAGGGTGCTATTTTTAGATGAGCCAAACAGCGGTCTTGATCCTGTTAGCTCGCGGCAGATGGACGCGCTCATAAAAGAGCTTCGTGATAGCATCGGCGTGACCGTCGTCATGGTGACGCATGATGCGGATAGCATTTTTGATATTTTGGATAGATTTTTGATAATAGATAACAAAAAGATAGCCTTTGAGGGAGATATAAAAGAGCTTGAGCATCTTGAAAACAACCCGCTTGAAGAGCTATTTAAAATGAGGAAAAAGTAGATGGAAAATAGAAATTCTTATACCATTGTTGGCATGTTTTTCATAGCCTGCCTTACAGCGTTTGCCATATTTATCTGGTGGATGACTAGCAAAAATAACACAAAGGTTGATTTTAAAGAGTATTACATCCACACGAGCGAGCTGCCAAGCGGATTGAAGGTTGATTCTACGGTTAAATTTATCGGCGTGCCAGCTGGAAGCGTTAGCGATATAAATTTTGTCGATGATAAAAATGCTCTTATAAACATCACAATGAAAATTAGAGAAGATCTGCCGATAAAGGCCGATAGCGTGGCAAGTATAGAAGTTCAGACTATCAGCGGTGTGGCTAGTATAAATATAAGCCGTGGCACAAAAGACTTTGCATCAGGCCAAAAGCCTATCTTACAGCTTGAAGAGAGCCTCTTTTCAAAGCTTGGAAACAACGCTGAAAACATTACTTTAAAGATAAATCAAACACTTGATAAAGTCGATAACTTTTTCTCGCCTGAAAATATCGCTCACGTAGAGTCAGTCCTTAAAAATATCGATAAATTTACACAAGTTTTAACAGACGAAGATGGATTAAGCGAGGTTGATAGTATCGTTAAAAATGTAAAAAATTTTACAGATACTTTAAACAAAACCGATACAAAAGAACTGGTTAAAAATTTAAACACTCTAATTTCAAATGCAAACCAAGTTTTTGTATCGGCAAATTCGGCTATCACCGGATATAATTCGCTGCAAGAGCTCATCGCCAAAAAGGCTAAAGATGGTGAATACGACCTTAGAAATACGGTTGGGCCGTTATTAAGAGAAGCGAGTGATTTTTTAAATGGATTTGACAAGACACTTCGTGAATTTAGAGGCGCACTTCAAAGGCTTGAAGATAATCCTTACGAGTTTTTCTTCACAAATCCGGTGCCAAATGACAAAGGAGATAAAAAATGAGAAATTTAATCTTTCTAGCAGCTGCGTTTTTATTTTTTGGCTGCTCGC
It includes:
- the rplS gene encoding 50S ribosomal protein L19, whose protein sequence is MRNKYIEAFENAQIASKNIPDFRAGDTLRVATRIHEGDKTRIQNFEGICIARRGSGTGETFIIRKIGANSVGVERIFPIFSDSIEEIKVLRKGRVRRAKLFYLRDLRGKAAKIRELRK
- a CDS encoding CorA family divalent cation transporter — protein: MSYKSSVCGYFYGDEYDYILLVSFTQKQSYKFLFKNGKIYKEDLDHECDKNEFEAALKKLCNEYANKILEHQEELNEYEKIYASRKNFNQFIKRHHFLKYEIRKFQNKISHFYETLSICQSEQQNLKKELKNSTHEANVFRTMANEYACRIDDIYTFIQSIKNDKINQNIYILTMISAVMLPLNLITGFFGMNTQGLPFNETKNATMIVVSIMLGVILCCVIFLFWYTNKKK
- the tgt gene encoding tRNA guanosine(34) transglycosylase Tgt — protein: MKFEVIKKDGNARRGILKTAHSVIQTPVFMPVGTVGAVKSLDAFDMSEILDAKIILANTYHMYLRPGSKVVREFGGLHGFSKFKCSFLTDSGGFQAFSLRSNTKNDDGGIKFKSHIDGSTHYFTPRSVLDTQYDLGSDIMMILDDLVALPAEPKRIDLSIKRTIKWAKEAIDYHKFMQSKGVGLQQNIFGIVQGGTDYEARKFCAEALNELPFDGLAIGGLSVGESNEAMYDTVEAVMPFMDELRPRYLMGVGTPEDLVENVERGVDMFDCVMPTRNARNGTLFTSFGKINIKSAKFINDHAPIDPQCQCYTCKRYSRGYLNHLFKARELTFFRLASLHNLHYYLNLMKEMREAIERGEFTKFKKNFYAKRVKNEL
- a CDS encoding MlaE family ABC transporter permease; the encoded protein is MQNKNDVIFVVANGAQTIKFIGKFSYKDAKNLQSIFKKIQKLSGNVKFDFSELKSIDYAVLILLRNALNGKKFEIITNDEKIKAMGDLLNDEKIDFNYMPPHNSLNFFSRLGEKICEGFVNLAEFGTFLGEFLIKSVKILFNPASLRFREFSNYIKDGGVNAVFIVSLTAFLIGVVLAYLGSAMLASFGASIFIVEIMGMLTLREVAPLIAAIVIAGRSASSFTAQIGAMKLTEEIDAMKTMGFEPFNFLVLPRIIAMVLCVPVIIFIADAISILGQMIICQTILDISFSDYLNRFREMVELRHFAVGMIKAPFFGAVIAIIGCMRGFGVSQNAQSLGAMTTVSVVNAIFWVIALDAFFAIIFMWLKI
- a CDS encoding ABC transporter ATP-binding protein gives rise to the protein MNEIIVGKNITTSYGDKIMHDNVSWSVKEAEIYGFLGGSGAGKTTLMKTMIYLKKPSEGDIFFDGVNMWKSGSEEQQEIKLKSGTMFQFGALYSSMTILDNVGVLLHEYSKFNKRQIDEIAMFWIQKVGLKKEVSMLYPSELSGGMKKRAALARALVLSPRVLFLDEPNSGLDPVSSRQMDALIKELRDSIGVTVVMVTHDADSIFDILDRFLIIDNKKIAFEGDIKELEHLENNPLEELFKMRKK
- a CDS encoding MlaD family protein; the encoded protein is MENRNSYTIVGMFFIACLTAFAIFIWWMTSKNNTKVDFKEYYIHTSELPSGLKVDSTVKFIGVPAGSVSDINFVDDKNALINITMKIREDLPIKADSVASIEVQTISGVASINISRGTKDFASGQKPILQLEESLFSKLGNNAENITLKINQTLDKVDNFFSPENIAHVESVLKNIDKFTQVLTDEDGLSEVDSIVKNVKNFTDTLNKTDTKELVKNLNTLISNANQVFVSANSAITGYNSLQELIAKKAKDGEYDLRNTVGPLLREASDFLNGFDKTLREFRGALQRLEDNPYEFFFTNPVPNDKGDKK